Below is a window of Rhizobium jaguaris DNA.
CAGGCACGATCCGCATTGGCGGGGAGGCAGTCACTTTCCTGCCGGGCAAGAAGACCGGCTGGCAGGACATTCAGAAAATCCGCCGGCAGACCGGCATGGTCTTCCAGAATTTCCAGCTCTTCCCACATCAGACGGCAATTGAGAACGTCATGGAAGGCCTGGTGACCGTGCTTCGCTGGCCGGCCGAAAGGGCGCGTAACCGTGCCGTCGAGCTTTTGACCAAGGTCGGCATGGCCCACAAAATGGACGCCTGGCCCTCGACGTTATCGGGCGGGCAGCAGCAGCGCGTGGCGATCGCCCGTGCGCTTGCCCCCTCGCCCCGCGTTCTCCTCTGCGATGAACCAACCTCGGCGCTCGACCCCGAACTTGCCGCTGAAGTCGTCGACGTTCTCGGAAAGCTAGCCAATGAAGGCACGACCATGGTGATGGCGACCCACGACCTGCGCCTAGCCTCGAAAATCGCCACCAGCGTCGTCTTCCTCGAGGCCGGCAACATCGTCGAAACCGGCCCCTCCCGCAGCATCTTCGGCGCACCGACACAGGAACGGACGAAGCAGTTCATCTCGACGCTGAATGCCGGGCATACCTACGACATATGAACGGCCGGAGACATGAGCGACGCGAGAAGCCTATTCCAAATAGGTGCCGTTCGTCGGGCGCGAACTGCTGCCGATAAAAGCCTGCTTTTTCACGCGACCGAGATTTGGTAGCCCTCGGAGGCCCGCTGTACGCGGCCAAAGCCAGTGATATGGCCACCGGCAACGATCCACCCTTCACGGGCAGCATCTTCCAGCGTGGCTTGGCGAGTTTGCACCGCCATCTCGGGGTCGAGATCGAAGACCAGCCCGATCTTTGGATCACCAGGTTGAAGATCTTGTAGATGCAAGGTGTCGCCCCAGATCAACAGAGCATTATCGTCGCCGCGCACCAGATATCCGGTATGACCGGGAGTATGGCCCGGCAGAGAACGCGCCTCTATGCCAGCGAAAACAGGACCTTCCGGAATCTGTCGAACTCGGGATCCATAGACGCGTTGAAGCTGTTCGGCCACGGCAAAGCCACCCCGCCGCGCCTCCGGCGTTGCCTGTCGAGCCGCCGGATCGGTAAAAAACGCGAAATCGCTCTCCGGCACAAGCACTTCAGCATGAGGAAAATACGGGATGTCTCCATCGAACAAACCGAGAGCGTGATCGCCATGGATATGGGTGAGCAATATATGCTGGATCTGGTCAGGCGTGATTCCAGCCTCATGCAACGCAGATCGCGCGTGGCCATATTTGGATCCCCACGACGTACCGGTACCGGCATCTACGAGCATAATGCCGTCCGCGTCCCGCAGGACGAAACAGTTTACGTCCACCTGAAACGCCGGCTTACCCAACGCATCGATGGCGCGCTGCCGGGCAACGCTGCCATCCGCATCGATCAGCCTATCCGCTGGCGCTTCAAAGACGCCGTCACGCAGAAGGATAACGTCATATTGCCCGAAGCGGCGGGAACTGATTGTCATTGATGCGATTTCGTCTTCAATTCCACATTCAAGGAAGGGACGGGCTCCGAGAGCTGCCCCTTCCTTGTTTCGCAATGGGCGTTCAAGCCCCGTAAACCACCAGCAGATCCTTGGCATCGATCTGGTCGCCGGCGCGGACCAGGACTTCGGCGATTGTGCCGTCCTTTTCCGCATGGAGCGCCGTTTCCATCTTCATCGCCTCGATGGATACCAAGACGTCACCGGCCTTGATGGCCTGGCCGGACGAGACAAAAACAGTGGAGATGACGCCCGGCATCGGCGCGCCGACATGGGCGGCATTGCCCGCCTCGGCCTTGCGGCGGATGGCAGTGCCGGAGGCACCGTGCGCGCGATCCGGTACCTTGATGCGCCGTGGCTGGCCGTTGAGCTCGAAGAACACCGTCACCATGCCCTTGTCGTCGGTCGCCGTCATCGCCTGGTTGACGACGACGAGCGTCTTGCCCTTTTCAATTTCGGCAAACAGCTCGCCGCCTTCCTTCAACCCGTAGAAATAGGCCAGCGTCGGCAGCACCGAGACCGGGCCATAGGTATCGGCGACCAGGGCATAGTCAGTGAAGACCTTCGGATACATCAGGTAGGAGGCGAATTCAAAATCGTCGACCTTGCGTTCCAGTTTGGTCTCGATCGCCTTGCGCTCGGCATCGAGATCGGCCTCGGCCAGCAGCGAACCGGGGCGGACGGTATAGGGCTTGTCACCCTTCAGCGCCTTCTTCTGCAACGCTTCCGGCCATCCGGACGGCGGCTGGCCGAGATCGCCCTTCAGCATGGAAACGACCGAGTCCGGAAAGGCGATATCCTTGGCCGGGTTCTCGACATCGGCAACCGTCAGGTCCTGGCTCACCATCATCAGCGCCATGTCGCCGACCACCTTGGAGGACGGCGTCACCTTGACGATGTCGCCGAACATCTGGTTGGCGTCGGCATAGGCCTGCGCGACCTCGTGCCAGCGGGTCTCGAGACCAAGCGAGCGGGCCTGCTCCTTGAGATTGGTGAACTGACCACCCGGCATTTCGTGCAGGTAGACTTCCGACGCCGGTCCCTTGAGGTCACTTTCGAAGGCAGCATACTGATTGCGGACCGCTTCCCAGTAGAAGGAGATGCGACGGATCCATTCAGGATCGAGGTCCGGATCGCGCTCCGTGCCCTTCAGTGCTTCGACGATCGAGCCGAGGCAGGGCTGCGACGTGCTGCCGGACAGCGCATCCATCGCTGCGTCGACGGCATCGACACCCGCGTCCACGGCCGCCAGCACCGTCGCCGCCGCAATGCCAGAGGTGTCGTGCGTGTGGAAATGGATCGGCAGGCCGGTCGCTTCGCGCAGCGCCTTGAACAGCACCTTGGCCGCAGCCGGCTTCAACAGGCCGGCCATGTCCTTGAGCGCGATGATGTGGGCGCCTGCCTTTTCCAGCTCGACGGCGAGATCGGTGTAATATTTCAGATCGTACTTCGGACGGGCGGAATTGAGGATATCGCCCGTATAGCAGATCGCCGCCTCGCACAGCTTGTTCTCCTCGGCGACCGCATCCATCGACACGCGCATGTTCTCGACCCAGTTCAGGCAGTCGAAGACGCGGAAAAGGTCGATGCCGCCCTTGGCCGCCTGCCGGACGAAGTACTTCACGACATTGTCGGGATAGTTGGTGTAGCCAACGCCGTTGGCGCCGCGCAGCAGCATCTGCAGGAGCAGATTCGGCGCGCCTTCACGGATCAGCGACAGGCGTTCCCACGGGTCTTCGGTCAGGAAGCGCATGGAGACGTCGAAGGTGGCGCCACCCCAGCATTCCAGCGACAGCAATTGCGGCAGGGCGCGCGCATAGGCGCCGGCGATCCCGGCGATATCGAAAGTGCGCATGCGGGTGGCGAGCAGCGATTGATGGCCATCGCGCATCGTCGTGTCGGTCATCAGCACGCGCTTTTCATTGCGCATCCACTCGGCAAATTTCTGCGGACCGAACTTGTCGAGCCGCTGCTTGCTGCCATCAGGAACCTTGCCGTCGATATAGGGCAATACCGGCTCTGCCGCCTTCGGCGACGGTGCCGGCCGGCCGCGGGCCTCCGGATGGCCGTTGACGGTGACGTCGGCAAGATAGGTCAAAAGCTTGGTGGCACGGTCCTGGCGCTTGACCTGCTGGAACAGCTCCGGCGTCGTGTCGATGAAACGCGTCGTGTAGCTGTTGTCGCGGAACTTCGGATGGGTGATGATCGCTTCGAGGAAGGTGAGGTTCGTCGCGACACCGCGGATGCGGAATTCGCGCAGCGCCCGGTCCATGCGGGCGATCGCCTCCGAAGGCGTCGAGGCCCAGGCCGTCACCTTGACCAGCAGCGGATCATAGAAACGGGTGATGATGGCACCGGTATACGCCGTACCGCCATCGAGGCGGATGCCGAAACCGGCAGCCGAACGGTAAGCGGTGATGCGGCCATAATCCGGAATGAAGTTATGCTCAGGGTCTTCGGTGGTGACGCGGCACTGCAGGGCATGGCCGTTGAGGTGGATATCTTCCTGCTTGGGAACGCCTGACTCCGGCGTGCCGATGGCGAAACCGTCGAGGATATGGATCTGCGCCTTGACGATGTCGATGCCGGTGACGACTTCGGTGACGGTGTGTTCCACCTGAATACGCGGATTGACTTCAATGAAGTAGAATTTGCCGGTATCGGCATCCATCAGATATTCGACGGTGCCGGCGCCGACATAGTTGGTGGCCTCGGCGATCTTCAGCGAATAGGCGGCCAGTTCTTGCCGCTGCTCTTCGGTGAGGTAAGGCGCCGGCGCGCGCTCGACGACCTTCTGATTGCGGCGCTGAACGGAACAATCGCGCTCGAAGAGATGCACGACATTGCCGTGCGTGTCGCCCAAAACCTGGCTTTCGACATGGCGGGCGCGCTCGACAAGCTTTTCGAGATAGACCTCGTCCTTGCCGAAGGCGGCCATCGCCTCGCGCTTGGCTTCGGTCACTTCCTTGGCGAGATCGGCCTTGGAGCGGATGACGCGCATACCGCGGCCGCCGCCGCCCCACGAAGCCTTGAGCATGACCGGATAGCCGATCTCCTCGGCCATGCGGGCGACTTCGGTCATGTCGTCGGGCAAGGGCTCGGTGGCCGGCACCACGGGAACACCAACGGAAATCGCCAGATTGCGGGCCGCGACCTTGTTGCCAAGCTGGCGCATCGTATCGGCCCTCGGGCCGATGAAGATGATACCGGCGGCATCGCAGGCATCGACGAATTCCGGGCTTTCCGACAAAAGGCCGTAGCCGGGATGGATGGCGTCGGCACCGGACAGCTTGGCGACGCGGATGATTTCGTCGATCGACAGATAGCTTTCGATCGGGCCGAGGTCGCGGGCAAGATGCGGACCGCGGCCGACCTGGTAGCTCTCGTCCGCCTTGAAGCGGTGCAATGCGAGTTTATCTTCCTCGGCCCAGATGGCCACCGTTTTTATGCCAAGCTCGTTGGCGGCGCGGAATACGCGGATGGCGATTTCGGAACGGTTGGCAACCAGGATCTTGGAAATGGGCAATGCGCTCTCCTCACGGCATCGAAACGGGCAATGCTGCACCCGCGAAGAGAATTCTTAACTTCATGTCACAAGAAGTTCAATTTCTCCTGCGACATCCGACATCAAAATTGTTGCCACTACGGAATAAGACCGTTTCTAAAAGCGATAGCAACGATGTGCTGGCGGTTCTTGGCGTTCAGTTTATCCTGGATACTATTCATATACCAATCGACGGTGTGATTTGAGATCTTGAGCGACCGGCTGATTTCCATCGAAGTCATGCCTTCCGCCAGATGGTTCAGCACCTCCATCTCGCGCCTGGTCAACTTGGCATCGATCTCGGAGACCTCTTCCAGGAATCGCGCTTCGTCGCGCAGTTCCAAAAGCCTCCAGAAGGCTTTTTTCGCCACGGCATCGAAGAGAGAGATTTCGACCGGCGACAGATCGACCACATTGCCGCCGATCGTCATATTGCCAAGCAAACCATTGCGCCCGTGAATGGGAAAAATATAACCGTCGAGGAGCCCATGGGCGCGCGCATCGGCCATCATCTGGTCCATGCGCCGGCGGAGCGGATCGCCTTTCAGCGCCGCCACGGCATCGCGCCAGCGAAAAGGTCGTTGCGCCCGGCCGAGATAGCGGATGGTGGGATCGATCAGGATGTATTTCCTGGCGAGATAGGTGAGCGGCCATTTATCCGGCCAACGTCCGGCAAGCACGAGATTCACGGGATCGGCATCCGGCCGCGGCTGCCTCAGCAGGCCATAAAATTCGAACTTGTAGGACCGTACTACCTGTTCCAGCTCTGCCACAACATTCTTGGCCTGCTTGCATTCTTCAATGACCACAAGCAATTGTATCAAGGCATGAATATTCACATGCACCCCCTGGCTTAGAAGCCTGGTTGTTCGTCAGCAGATGCCGTCATCATGATCCGCTTTGCCTCCGACGCGGCTGATGGCGGGCAAACATACTTAGATCGAAAATAAATTAACGTATTTGGCGAAAATTTTACAGATCAACCTTAAATAGCGGTCGTATCGCTGCGCGACAATGCCAATACATCAACTATTCGCAATCTGTCACAATTCTCGGGCGGCCGCTTGAACGCCCTTGCGGATATGAGCCAAACGCGTGAAAATTTCCTTGAAAAAACAGTGTTAGATTCCGTTAATCGCCGGTTCAGGTAGCAATCTGTAGCATCCAGCATTCCTAATTTTGCGAATGCACAAAGGGTGCCCGACGTGTCGCTGTTCAAAGTCTATGCAAGAGCCCTGAAGTACCTTGGCGCGTATCGATATCGTGTCTGGATGGTTGTCATCGCAAACATCGCGCTGGCGATGACCACCATTTACGAGCCGGTCCTGTTCGGCCGCATCTTCGATGCCATCGCCAAGAAACAGGCCGCGGCGCCGACGATGATGCTGTGGGCAGGTTTCGCCGTCTTCAGCGCGGTGGCGTTCATCGTGGTTTCCCGCGAGGCGGACCGTCTCGCCCATGGGCGTCGCGCATCACTGCTGACTGAAGCGTTCAGCCGCATCATCTCCATGCCGCTCTCCTGGCACAGCCAGCGCGGCACGGCGAGCGCGCTGAACACGCTGCTGCGTGCCTGCGAAGCCCTGTTCGGCCTGTGGCTCGAATTCATGCGCAACCATCTCTCGACGGCGGTCGCGCTTGTCGTGATGATTCCGACGGCCATGTCCATGGATCTGCGTCTGTCAGCCGTTCTCATTTTGCTCGGCATCTTCTACTGGATCATCGGCCGCCTCGTCATGAGCCGGACGAAGGATGGCCAGACCTCGGTAGAAAGCCATTATAAC
It encodes the following:
- a CDS encoding amino acid ABC transporter ATP-binding protein encodes the protein MIELSHIEKHFGEHVILKDIGLLIPEGTVTALVGPSGGGKSTLLRCINLLEIPTSGTIRIGGEAVTFLPGKKTGWQDIQKIRRQTGMVFQNFQLFPHQTAIENVMEGLVTVLRWPAERARNRAVELLTKVGMAHKMDAWPSTLSGGQQQRVAIARALAPSPRVLLCDEPTSALDPELAAEVVDVLGKLANEGTTMVMATHDLRLASKIATSVVFLEAGNIVETGPSRSIFGAPTQERTKQFISTLNAGHTYDI
- the aidB gene encoding AidB family quorum-quenching N-acyl homoserine lactonase → MRNKEGAALGARPFLECGIEDEIASMTISSRRFGQYDVILLRDGVFEAPADRLIDADGSVARQRAIDALGKPAFQVDVNCFVLRDADGIMLVDAGTGTSWGSKYGHARSALHEAGITPDQIQHILLTHIHGDHALGLFDGDIPYFPHAEVLVPESDFAFFTDPAARQATPEARRGGFAVAEQLQRVYGSRVRQIPEGPVFAGIEARSLPGHTPGHTGYLVRGDDNALLIWGDTLHLQDLQPGDPKIGLVFDLDPEMAVQTRQATLEDAAREGWIVAGGHITGFGRVQRASEGYQISVA
- the pyc gene encoding pyruvate carboxylase, with product MPISKILVANRSEIAIRVFRAANELGIKTVAIWAEEDKLALHRFKADESYQVGRGPHLARDLGPIESYLSIDEIIRVAKLSGADAIHPGYGLLSESPEFVDACDAAGIIFIGPRADTMRQLGNKVAARNLAISVGVPVVPATEPLPDDMTEVARMAEEIGYPVMLKASWGGGGRGMRVIRSKADLAKEVTEAKREAMAAFGKDEVYLEKLVERARHVESQVLGDTHGNVVHLFERDCSVQRRNQKVVERAPAPYLTEEQRQELAAYSLKIAEATNYVGAGTVEYLMDADTGKFYFIEVNPRIQVEHTVTEVVTGIDIVKAQIHILDGFAIGTPESGVPKQEDIHLNGHALQCRVTTEDPEHNFIPDYGRITAYRSAAGFGIRLDGGTAYTGAIITRFYDPLLVKVTAWASTPSEAIARMDRALREFRIRGVATNLTFLEAIITHPKFRDNSYTTRFIDTTPELFQQVKRQDRATKLLTYLADVTVNGHPEARGRPAPSPKAAEPVLPYIDGKVPDGSKQRLDKFGPQKFAEWMRNEKRVLMTDTTMRDGHQSLLATRMRTFDIAGIAGAYARALPQLLSLECWGGATFDVSMRFLTEDPWERLSLIREGAPNLLLQMLLRGANGVGYTNYPDNVVKYFVRQAAKGGIDLFRVFDCLNWVENMRVSMDAVAEENKLCEAAICYTGDILNSARPKYDLKYYTDLAVELEKAGAHIIALKDMAGLLKPAAAKVLFKALREATGLPIHFHTHDTSGIAAATVLAAVDAGVDAVDAAMDALSGSTSQPCLGSIVEALKGTERDPDLDPEWIRRISFYWEAVRNQYAAFESDLKGPASEVYLHEMPGGQFTNLKEQARSLGLETRWHEVAQAYADANQMFGDIVKVTPSSKVVGDMALMMVSQDLTVADVENPAKDIAFPDSVVSMLKGDLGQPPSGWPEALQKKALKGDKPYTVRPGSLLAEADLDAERKAIETKLERKVDDFEFASYLMYPKVFTDYALVADTYGPVSVLPTLAYFYGLKEGGELFAEIEKGKTLVVVNQAMTATDDKGMVTVFFELNGQPRRIKVPDRAHGASGTAIRRKAEAGNAAHVGAPMPGVISTVFVSSGQAIKAGDVLVSIEAMKMETALHAEKDGTIAEVLVRAGDQIDAKDLLVVYGA
- a CDS encoding helix-turn-helix transcriptional regulator, with protein sequence MNIHALIQLLVVIEECKQAKNVVAELEQVVRSYKFEFYGLLRQPRPDADPVNLVLAGRWPDKWPLTYLARKYILIDPTIRYLGRAQRPFRWRDAVAALKGDPLRRRMDQMMADARAHGLLDGYIFPIHGRNGLLGNMTIGGNVVDLSPVEISLFDAVAKKAFWRLLELRDEARFLEEVSEIDAKLTRREMEVLNHLAEGMTSMEISRSLKISNHTVDWYMNSIQDKLNAKNRQHIVAIAFRNGLIP